One Nitrospinota bacterium DNA window includes the following coding sequences:
- a CDS encoding radical SAM protein codes for MKKKKNLLFINPFIYDFACYDSWLKPLGLLYLASFLQNRGYEIHFIDCLDIINPEMIRDASIKEPKRREYGCGRFYKQNIDKPKHLKNIPRKYSRYGITLEVFKKELSKIPHPDAILVTSMMTYWYPGPFKTIEICKSIFKGVPIILGGIYATLCYDHAKRNSMADYIVRGGNIKEIVNLVDNLTDYKGVEKDPEKKLLSGYPLFDLLRRIDYVCLLTSIGCPYRCDYCASSFLNPHFSFRDPIETVDEIEYWYKKRGVRDFAFYDDALLFNPEEHLLTMLKEILRRNMVCNLHAPNGLLMRGVTSDVASLMYKAGFKTIRWGFETSNIKGQLLNASKVTNEEFHASVCYLKEAGFPSHDIGIYILAGLPYQTKEEVEETIDFVFKAGTRPIITEYSPIPETRLWEDAVRFSKFPVAEEPLFHNNSIVPCQWEGLTYNDLDLLKLKIKNLPC; via the coding sequence ATGAAGAAGAAAAAGAACCTTCTTTTTATAAACCCCTTTATATATGATTTTGCCTGTTATGATTCTTGGTTAAAACCTCTTGGTTTACTTTATCTGGCTAGTTTTCTTCAAAATAGGGGATATGAAATCCACTTTATCGACTGTCTTGATATAATAAATCCAGAAATGATAAGAGATGCTTCGATTAAAGAACCGAAAAGAAGGGAGTATGGCTGTGGTCGCTTTTATAAACAAAACATAGATAAACCAAAACATCTAAAGAATATCCCAAGGAAGTATAGTCGATACGGAATTACCCTCGAGGTGTTTAAAAAGGAACTGTCTAAAATTCCTCATCCAGATGCTATTTTAGTAACTTCGATGATGACATACTGGTATCCAGGACCTTTCAAGACGATAGAGATATGTAAAAGTATCTTCAAAGGAGTTCCAATTATCCTGGGAGGAATATACGCTACTCTATGTTATGATCATGCTAAAAGAAACTCTATGGCCGATTATATTGTAAGGGGTGGGAACATAAAGGAAATAGTAAATCTCGTAGATAACTTAACAGACTATAAAGGTGTTGAAAAAGACCCAGAAAAAAAACTTCTCTCTGGATATCCTCTGTTTGATCTATTGAGAAGAATAGATTATGTATGTCTCTTAACTTCTATTGGATGTCCATATCGCTGTGATTATTGTGCCTCCTCTTTCTTAAATCCTCATTTTTCCTTCAGAGACCCTATTGAGACTGTAGATGAGATTGAATACTGGTATAAAAAAAGAGGAGTTAGGGACTTCGCCTTCTATGATGATGCCTTGCTCTTTAATCCCGAAGAACACCTTTTAACCATGTTGAAAGAGATACTTCGAAGAAATATGGTATGTAACCTTCATGCACCCAATGGCCTTCTTATGAGGGGAGTAACATCTGATGTTGCTTCTTTAATGTATAAAGCAGGTTTCAAGACAATAAGATGGGGTTTTGAAACCTCTAATATTAAAGGACAATTACTAAACGCTAGTAAGGTCACTAATGAAGAATTTCATGCTTCTGTTTGCTATCTGAAAGAAGCGGGTTTCCCTTCGCATGATATTGGAATCTATATCCTTGCCGGCCTCCCCTATCAGACAAAAGAAGAGGTTGAAGAAACCATTGATTTTGTTTTTAAAGCGGGCACAAGACCCATCATAACAGAATACTCCCCTATCCCTGAAACAAGACTATGGGAAGACGCTGTTAGGTTCTCAAAATTTCCTGTTGC